In the genome of Jeotgalibacillus haloalkalitolerans, one region contains:
- a CDS encoding PrkA family serine protein kinase: MDMLKRVADYQLEESMLKWEGTFSDYLTMLKDKPWIAQSAHSRIYNMIKDAGTETINGRKSYRFFNRHLFGLEEALERLVEEYFHPAARRLDVKKRILLLMGPVSGGKSTLVTLLKRGLEQYTRTDRGAVYAIKGCPMHEDPLHLIPEALREDFFKEYGVRIEGHLSPLNMMRLEKEFGNRIEDVPIERVFFSEDKRTGIGTFSPSDPKSQDIADLTGSLDFSTIAEYGSESDPRAYRFDGELNKANRGLMEFQEMLKCDEKFLWHLLSLTQEGNFKAGRFALISADEMIVAHTNETEYRSFISNKKNEALHSRMIVMPMPYNLRVSEEEKIYEKLISQSDVADVHIAPHTLRTAAVFTVLTRLKEPKRKDINLINKMKMYDGESVEGFGESDVEELKREHSGEGMEGIDPRYVLNRISSTIIKKELSSINALDVLRSLKEGFDQHASISKESREYYLTCISLARKEFDELAKKEVQKAFVYSYEESAKTLMDNYLDNVESYCHKSKLKDPLTGEEMHPDERLMRSIEEQIGVSENAKKAFREEILIRISAFARKGRRFDYQSHSRLKEAIQKKLFSDLKDVVKITTSSKTPDELQLKKMNEVIARLIDEYGYNSVSANDLLRYVGSLLNR, encoded by the coding sequence ATGGATATGTTAAAACGGGTGGCAGACTATCAGCTCGAAGAATCGATGCTTAAATGGGAAGGGACCTTCTCTGATTATTTGACGATGTTAAAAGATAAGCCCTGGATTGCACAATCAGCCCATTCAAGAATTTATAATATGATTAAAGACGCAGGAACTGAAACAATCAATGGCAGAAAGAGCTACCGGTTTTTTAATCGTCATTTATTTGGACTGGAAGAGGCATTGGAGCGGCTGGTGGAGGAATATTTTCATCCGGCTGCAAGAAGGCTCGATGTTAAAAAGAGAATCCTTTTGCTGATGGGACCGGTAAGTGGAGGGAAGTCAACGCTCGTTACACTTTTAAAAAGAGGACTTGAACAATATACAAGAACCGATCGCGGAGCTGTTTATGCGATCAAGGGATGTCCAATGCATGAAGATCCGCTGCATCTCATTCCTGAAGCGCTGAGAGAAGATTTTTTCAAAGAGTATGGTGTCAGGATTGAAGGGCATCTATCACCACTGAATATGATGAGACTTGAAAAGGAATTTGGGAACAGAATAGAGGATGTCCCGATTGAACGCGTATTTTTCTCTGAAGATAAACGGACCGGTATTGGTACATTCAGTCCATCTGATCCAAAGTCTCAGGATATCGCTGATCTAACGGGCAGTCTCGACTTTTCAACCATTGCTGAATATGGATCTGAATCAGATCCGAGAGCATACCGTTTTGACGGGGAATTGAATAAAGCAAACAGAGGCCTGATGGAATTTCAGGAAATGCTGAAGTGCGATGAAAAGTTCCTGTGGCATCTTCTCTCCCTGACTCAGGAAGGGAACTTTAAAGCAGGACGGTTTGCGCTGATTTCAGCTGATGAAATGATTGTCGCCCATACCAATGAAACAGAATACCGCTCATTTATTTCAAATAAGAAAAATGAGGCATTGCACTCCAGAATGATTGTAATGCCAATGCCGTATAATCTGCGTGTATCTGAAGAGGAAAAAATCTATGAGAAGCTGATCTCACAAAGTGATGTGGCTGATGTTCATATTGCACCGCATACATTGCGTACTGCAGCTGTATTTACTGTTTTAACCCGTCTGAAGGAGCCAAAGCGGAAAGACATTAATCTGATTAATAAAATGAAAATGTATGATGGCGAATCCGTTGAAGGGTTTGGCGAATCGGATGTTGAAGAGCTGAAAAGAGAGCATTCAGGAGAAGGAATGGAAGGAATTGATCCGCGTTATGTCCTGAACCGGATTTCTTCAACGATCATCAAAAAGGAACTGTCTTCAATCAATGCGCTTGATGTTCTGAGATCCTTGAAAGAAGGATTTGATCAGCATGCTTCCATTTCTAAAGAGAGCAGGGAATATTACTTAACATGTATATCCCTTGCAAGGAAAGAGTTTGATGAGCTGGCTAAAAAAGAAGTACAAAAAGCATTCGTCTACTCCTATGAAGAGTCCGCAAAAACGCTGATGGATAATTATCTCGACAATGTAGAGTCCTATTGTCATAAATCCAAGTTGAAGGATCCTTTAACCGGTGAGGAGATGCATCCTGATGAAAGGCTGATGCGCTCAATTGAAGAGCAGATCGGCGTTTCTGAGAATGCGAAAAAAGCATTCAGAGAAGAAATTCTGATCAGGATTTCAGCATTTGCAAGAAAAGGGAGGCGGTTTGACTATCAATCCCACAGCAGGCTGAAAGAAGCGATTCAGAAAAAGCTGTTCTCTGATTTAAAGGATGTTGTTAAAATCACGACTTCTTCAAAAACACCTGATGAACTCCAGCTGAAGAAAATGAATGAAGTCATCGCAAGGCTGATTGATGAATACGGATATAACTCCGTCAGTGCCAATGATTTGCTGCGTTATGTCGGCTCACTATTAAACAGATAA
- a CDS encoding multidrug ABC transporter ATPase, whose amino-acid sequence MPGREYFKELEPVNGSMASTMEELVMLGKQMEKIRSGGELKSSKKLSDPIQYEEKA is encoded by the coding sequence ATGCCAGGCAGAGAGTATTTTAAAGAGCTTGAGCCGGTAAATGGGAGTATGGCGAGCACGATGGAAGAGCTCGTGATGCTTGGGAAGCAGATGGAGAAAATCCGGTCAGGCGGAGAGTTGAAATCGAGTAAGAAGCTATCGGACCCAATTCAATATGAAGAAAAAGCTTAA